Proteins from a genomic interval of Oncorhynchus nerka isolate Pitt River linkage group LG13, Oner_Uvic_2.0, whole genome shotgun sequence:
- the LOC135574628 gene encoding uncharacterized protein DDB_G0271670-like, translating into MNVLSGKRHSSSTPTHPVAIVEETMWGKKLAQPNPSSSSPVSSSPGSSPGSSTSSSLSSSPSNSTSSSPTSSPSSSPSSSTSSSSPTSSSPSSSPSSSPSSSSPSSSSPSSSSPSSSSPSSSSPGSSTSSISPRSSPRSSPSSSPSSCSPSSSSPSSSSPSSSSPSSSSTSSSSTSRSPSPSSSSPSSSSPTAAPVAAAPVAAPVSSTSSSSPSSSPSSSSPSSSPSSSPSSSTSSSPTSSPSSSTSSSPTSSPSSSTRSSSPTSSSSTSSSPTSSPTSSPSSSPTSSPSSSPSSSTSSSPTSSPSSSTSSSPTSRGPRSSSPTSSSTSSSSTGSSSPGSSSPGSSSPGSSSPSSSSPSSSSPSPSSSSPSSSSPSSSTSSP; encoded by the exons ATGAATGTCCTGTCTGGGAAGAGACACAGCAGTAGTACTCCAACACATCCTGTAGCCATCGTAGAAGAAACGATGTGGGGTAAAAA GCTAGCTCAACCCAACCCCAGTAGCAGCAGCCCCGTTAGCAGCAGCCCCGGTAGCAGCCCCGgtagcagcaccagtagcagCCTCAGCAGCAGCCCCAGTAACAGCACCAGTAGCAGCCCCACGAGCAGCCCCAGCAGCAGCCccagtagcagcaccagtagcagCAGCCCCACCAGCAGCAGCCCCAGTAGCAGCCCCAGCAGCAGCCccagtagtagcagccccagtaGCAGCAGCCCCAGTAGCAGCAGCCCCAGTAGCAGCAGCCCCAGTAGCAGCAGCCCcggtagcagcaccagtagtatcAGCCCCCGTAGTAGCCCCCGTAGCAGCCCCAGTAGCAGCCCCAGTAGCTGCAGCCCCAGTAGCAGCAGCCCCAGTAGCAGCAGCCCCAGTAGCAGCAGCCCCAGTAGCAGCAGCACCAGTAGCAGCAGCACCAGTAGAAGCCCCAGCCCCAGTAGCAGCAGCCCCAGTAGCAGCAGCCCCA CAGCAGCCCCAGTAGCAGCAGCCCCAGTAGCAGCCCCAGTAAGTAGCACCAGTAGCAGCAGCCCCAGCAGCAGCCCCAGTAGCAGCAGCCCCAGCAGCAGCCCCAGTAGCAGCCccagtagcagcaccagtagcagCCCCACCAGCAGCCccagtagcagcaccagtagcagCCCCACCAGCAGCCCCAGTAGCAGCACCAGGAGCAGCAGccccaccagcagcagcagcaccagtagCAGCCCCACCAGCAGCCCCACCAGCAGCCCCAGTAGCAGCCCCACCAGCAGCCCCAGCAGCAGCCccagtagcagcaccagtagcagCCCCACCAGCAGCCccagtagcagcaccagtagcagCCCCACCAGCAGGGGCCCCAGGAGCAGCAGCCCCACCAGCAGCAGCACCAGTAGCAGCAGCACCGGTAGCAGCAGCCCCGGTAGCAGCAGCCCCGGTAGCAGCAGCCCCGGTAGCAGCAGCCCCAGTAGCAGCAGCCCCAGTAGCAGCAGCCCCAGCCCCAGTAGCAGCAGCCCCAGTAGCAGCAGCCccagtagcagcaccagtagccCCTGA